The following coding sequences are from one Panthera leo isolate Ple1 chromosome E1, P.leo_Ple1_pat1.1, whole genome shotgun sequence window:
- the LOC122206490 gene encoding developmental pluripotency-associated protein 3-like, which yields MDSPTKLYPSCSPEPSQMASEENSQESSAASQTISEVLINNLSKLTLDPSIKLPSPLPEYPPQKQDSEKKPQGLVDRILSNRKRGGIRTLLTARKERTERLMWFIKNHHYFNQHSTDESRVERFRCICHYRLYHRDPSEDTSMENNYDMELM from the coding sequence ATGGATTCGCCAACAAAGCTTTACCCATCTTGCAGCCCAGAACCTTCTCAGATGGCCAGTGAAGAGAATTCCCAGGAAAGCTCAGCTGCCTCTCAAACTATCTCTGAGGTATTAATAAACAACCTTAGTAAATTGACTCTCGACCCTAGTATCAAACTCCCTTCCCCTCTACCGGAATATCCACCCCAAAAGCAGGACAGCGAGAAGAAACCACAGGGGCTTGTGGACCGAATACTCAGCAACAGGAAGAGGGGTGGAATAAGGACTTTGTTAACTGCtcggaaagaaagaacagaaaggctGATGTGGTTTATTAAAAACCATCACTACTTCAACCAGCATTCCACGGATGAATCAAGAGTGGAAAGATTTAGATGTATATGTCACTATCGCCTGTATCATAGAGATCCTTCTGAGGATACCAGCATGGAGAATAATTATGACATGGAGTTGATGTAA